From a single Chiloscyllium punctatum isolate Juve2018m chromosome 31, sChiPun1.3, whole genome shotgun sequence genomic region:
- the LOC140457187 gene encoding N-acetyllactosaminide beta-1,3-N-acetylglucosaminyltransferase 2-like, with protein MKLLQRKGLLWGACGFLTNLAVLWALWSWGRRWAWWWVDEDSALDPDSFWRPGCPLESLWNRERREMAWRLGAEGGGGGRNGLCRPDLEVADTFVDFQHLPQQMQDFLLYRHCRWYPLLLEPRGLCRGPGEVKLLLAVKSQAASFDRRQAIRQTWGAGRHRGVRLLFLLGQQGHPELSGLLGCESRLHGDLLQWAFLDTFFNLTLKEVLFLAWLGHRCPGARYIFKGDDDTFVNTGGLLDYLSGLGQVQGLDLFVGDLIVGGRPSRNASLKYYVPGAFYSGLYPPYAGGAGVLYSGFLARRLARVSRSVPLFPIDDVYTGMCLMRLGLSPVHHPGFCSFGLSPNVTDPWDPCVYRHLLVVHQRSPQENIRLWRLLHHPNISCQPGPSALDPEWSCN; from the coding sequence ATGAAGCTGCTGCAGAGGAAGGGCCTGCTGTGGGGGGCGTGCGGCTTCCTGACCAACCTGGCCGTCCTCTGGGCCCTGTGGAGCTGGGGACGGCGGTGGGCGTGGTGGTGGGTGGACGAGGACTCCGCCCTGGATCCTGACTCCTTCTGGAGGCCTGGCTGCCCGCTCGAGTCGCTGTGGAACCGGGAACGGAGGGAGATGGCGTGGAGGCTGGGAgcggaaggaggaggaggaggccgcAACGGGCTGTGCAGGCCTGACCTCGAGGTAGCGGACACCTTCGTCGACTTCCAGCACCTGCCGCAGCAGATGCAAGACTTCCTGCTGTACCGCCACTGCCGCTGGTACCCGCTGCTGCTGGAGCCCCGGGGTCTGTGCCGAGGCCCAGGTGAGGTGAAGCTGCTCCTGGCTGTCAAGAGCCAGGCCGCAAGCTTCGACCGCCGCCAGGCCATCCGGCAGACCTGGGGGGCCGGGAGGCACCGGGGGGTCCGCCTCCTCTTCCTGCTGGGCCAGCAGGGCCACCCCGAGCTGTCAGGCCTGCTGGGCTGCGAGAGCCGTCTCCACGGCGACCTACTGCAGTGGGCCTTCCTCGACACCTTCTTCAACCTGACCCTGAAGGAGGTGCTGTTCCTGGCCTGGCTGGGGCACCGGTGCCCGGGCGCCCGCTACATCTTCAAGGGCGACGACGACACCTTCGTCAACACCGGAGGCCTACTCGACTACCTGTCGGGCCTAGGCCAGGTACAAGGCCTGGACCTCTTCGTCGGCGACCTCATCGTGGGGGGCCGGCCCTCCCGCAATGCCTCCCTCAAATACTACGTGCCAGGGGCCTTCTATAGTGGACTATACCCGCCGTACGCGGGCGGCGCTGGGGTCCTTTACTCAGGATTCCTGGCCCGGCGCCTGGCCCGGGTCTCCCGTTCTGTGCCCCTCTTCCCCATCGATGACGTCTACACCGGCATGTGCCTGATGCGCCTGGGCCTCTCGCCCGTCCACCACCCGGGCTTCTGCAGCTTCGGCCTCAGCCCCAACGTCACCGACCCCTGGGACCCCTGCGTGTACCGCCACCTCCTCGTGGTCCACCAGCGCAGCCCGCAGGAGAATATCCGCCTCTGGAGGCTCCTGCACCATCCCAACATCAGCTGTCAGCCTGGGCCTTCAGCCTTAGACCCGGAGTGGAGCTGCAACTAG
- the sart1 gene encoding LOW QUALITY PROTEIN: U4/U6.U5 tri-snRNP-associated protein 1 (The sequence of the model RefSeq protein was modified relative to this genomic sequence to represent the inferred CDS: deleted 2 bases in 1 codon): MGSSKKHRERERGGGGGGGGGGGGGGGGGEESGRHKKHKHKERKQRGGSREREGRRHRDRDRDRDRDKRPPPAPATDSQAERRPKKEKTEETAPGTKSGGASASLSIEETNKLRAKLGLKPLEVNDSKKTEAGTKEDPVVVPAINPIAMKQQEDIRVKLAALKEKRLLNQKLGKVKSLGDDDGWLDDAVAWVEKSRKLQREKEMAEKRAKLLEEMDEEFGISDLIEEEMQTKRQSAYTSRDLKGLTVQHDIEAFTEGQSVVLTLKDKGVLDEEDDVLVNVNILDKERADKNVEHKKKKPDYKPYEEEESVDDMAVFKGKSILSKYDEEIDGEKKKSFKLEAGGTADGSWEKELQQIRETLRSQAQTLDMPQLKLASEFYTEEEMVTFKKTKRRVKKIRKKETRLKADDLLVQGHESTVTDYGSRERGRGWKFHGEAEAEGNTEQAEAATPEVQSVSDDIRVENMDISDDEARAPDSPVAIEEDEAEMELQKQLEKQRRLRQLHKQASDKVVDIAKKLKSDRKDEDADELERKGLIVFNATSEFCRTLGEIPTYGLAGNREEQEELLDFEVENKELSDDEMELDRDETVGWSTVNLDEEKKQPEFSATSTTILDEEPIVNCGLAAALHLCRNKGLLDTTMQKVARVRSSAKSLPSTVYAIEDKMLIDDKYSRREEYRGFTQEFKEKEAYRPDVKIDYVDESGRRLTPKEAFRQLSHRFHGKGSGKMKTEKRMKKLEEEHLLRKMSSSDTPLGTVALLQEKQKAQKTPYIVLSGSGKSMNVNTITK; the protein is encoded by the exons atGGGATCGTCCAAGAAGCACCGGGAGAGGGagcgggggggaggaggaggagggggagggggtgggggagggggaggggggggtggggaagagtccGGCCGCCAcaagaaacacaaacacaaggaGCGTAAACAGAGGGGGGGCAGCCGGGAGAGGGAGGGCCGCCgtcaccgggacagggacagggaccgaGACCGGGACAAGAGACCCCCACCCGCGCCGGCCACTGACAGCCAGGCGGAGCGCCGGCCCAAGAAGGAGAAGACCGAGGAGACTG CTCCTGGAACCAAGTCCGGTGGTGCGAGCGCCTCACTGAGCATCGAAGAGACGAA CAAGCTGAGAGCCAAACTCGGGCTCAAACCCCTGGAAGTAAATGACTCGAAAAAGA cTGAGGCCGGAACGAAAGAGGACCCAGTTGTGGTCCCAGCCATTAACCCCATCGCCATGAAGCAACAGGAGGACATTCGGGTGAAACTTGCTGCCCTGAAGGAGAAACGTCTCCTGAATCAGAAGCTGGG GAAAGTGAAATCTCTCGGCGATGATGATGGCTGGCTGGATGATGCCGTGGCCTGGGTGGAGAAGAGCAGGAAactgcagagagagaaggagatggcCGAGAAGAGG GCCAAGCTTCTGGAGGAAATGGATGAAGAGTTTGGCATCAGCGACCTCATCGAGGAGGAGATGCAAACCAAGAGACAG TCCGCCTACACGTCCCGGGACCTGAAGGGACTGACGGTGCAACATGATATCGAGGCCTtcacagaaggacagtcagtggTGCTCACTCTGAAGGACAAAG GGGTCCTGGATGAGGAGGACGACGTCCTCGTCAACGTTAACATCCTGGATAAGGAGCGAGCCGACAAGAACGTGGAGCACAAGAAGAAGAAACCCGACTACAAGCCCTACGAGGAGGAGGAGAGCGTGGATGACATGGCAGTG TTTAAAGGGAAGTCCATCCTGTCTAAGTACGACGAGGAGATTGATGGTGAGAAGAAGAAGTCATTTAAGCTGGAGGCCGGAGGGACCGCCGACGGATCGTGGgaaaaggagctgcagcagatcCGGGAGACCCTCCGGAGCCAGGCGCAGACCCTCGACATGCCGCAGCTGAAGCTGGCTTCGGAATTCTACACCGAGGAGGAGATG GTTACGTTCAAGAAAACGAAGAGGAGAGTGAAGAAGATACGGAAGAAGGAAACAAGACTGAAAGCGGACGACCTCCTCGTCCAGGGGCACGAGAGCACAGTCACCGACTACGGCTCCAG GGAACGTGGCCGAGGTTGGAAGTTCCACGGTGAGGCAGAGGCAGAAGGCAACACGGAGCAAGCAGAGGCAGCCACCCCAGAGGTACAGTCTGTGTCGGACGACATCCGTGTGGAAAATATGGACATCAGTGATG ATGAAGCCCGAGCCCCTGACTCCCCGGTGGCCATCGAGGAGGACGAGGCTGAGATGGAGCTGCAGAAACAGCTGGAAAAGCAGCGACGCCTAAGACAGCTCCACAAACAGGCGTCTGACAAG GTTGTCGACATTGCGAAGAAACTGAAGTCAGACCGCAAGGACGAGGACGCAGACGAATTGGAAAGAAAGGGCCTGATTGTCTTCAACGCCACGTCGGAATTCTGCCGGACGCTCGGAGAAATCCCAACCTACGGGCTGGCTGGGAACCGGGAGGAGCAGGAGGAGTTGCTG gATTTTGAAGTGGAGAATAAGGAATTATCGGACGATGAGATGGAGTTGGACCGGGATGAGACAGTGGGCTGGAGTACGGTGAATCTGGATGAGGAGAAGAAGCAGCCGGAG ttctCAGCCACATCCACCACTATCCTGGATGAGGAACCCATCGTCAACTGCGGGCTGGCAGCTGCTTTGCATCTCTGCAGGAACAAAG GTCTCCTCGACACCACGATGCAGAAAGTCGCCCGAGTCCGTTCCTCAGCGAAGAGTCTCCCTTCGACAGTCTATGCCATTGAGGACAAGAT GTTAATAGATGACAAGTACAGTCGGAGAGAGGAATATCGCGGCTTCACACAGGAGTTCAAGGAGAAGGAAGCTTACCGG CCCGATGTGAAGATTGATTACGTGGATGAATCTGGAAGGAGGCTGACCCCGAAAGAG GCATTCAGACAGTTGTCCCACCGGTTCCATGGAAAAGGATCGGGAAAAATGAAGACGGAGAAACGCATGAAGAAACTGGAAGAGGAACAT CTGCTGAGAAAGATGAGTTCGAGTGACACACCGCTGGGAACCGTGGCCCTCCTGCAGGAGAAGCAGAAAGCACAGAAAACCCCTTACATCGTCCTCAGTGGGAGTGGGAAGAGCATGAACGT AAACACAATAACGAAATGA